Part of the Armatimonadota bacterium genome is shown below.
TGACGATGTAGTACCAGCCGGTCTGGGGGTCCACGCCGGTATCGAAGATCTGGACGATATAGGGATGGCTGAGCCTCGCGGCGGCATGGGCCTCGCGGCGGAAGCGTGAGACGACCTCCTCCTGGTCGGCCAGCTCCTCGCGCAACACCTTTATGGCCACGGGGCGCTCGAGGGTAGTGTCGGTGCCGCGGTGGACGCGGGCCATGCCACCCTCGCCAATCAGGGCCTCAACTCGATACCGGTTGGCGATCAAGGTCCCTTCCATGGACACAGGTCCCCCAGATGCAGGTGTGAGGCTTGCGCACGCAAGAGTTGGACGCCGGCGCCGGCGCCAGGTTCGGTGGCGGGTTAGTCCTCGCTCAGTAGCTGCAGCATCACGCGCCGGGCGATGGGCACGGCGGCCTCGGAGCCCGCGCCCCCGTTCTCGACGATGACGGTGACGACCACGCGGGGGCTGTCGGCGGGTGCGAAGGCGGTGAACCACGCGTGCGGCTCTCCATGCGGGTTCTCAGCCGAGCCGGTCTTGCCGGCCACCTCGAC
Proteins encoded:
- a CDS encoding protein kinase translates to MEGTLIANRYRVEALIGEGGMARVHRGTDTTLERPVAIKVLREELADQEEVVSRFRREAHAAARLSHPYIVQIFDTGVDPQTGWYYIV